The Synechocystis sp. PCC 7509 genome includes a window with the following:
- the hepC gene encoding heterocyst development glycosyltransferase HepC: MLISNPPNLPTYSLVSDQPDHKLISWTLKWQQKHLIVKARKPQSHQAGLEFADEQRLQECLQKSSVKIIHIDPALGAANLQMWATACKHAQKAIFVRAAKIQKLTYVSSSRWRLKRACDFFMAIALLLILSPVILGLIAWQWIKSPQSPIFSRQWRIGARGQLFELLKFNTLTTAGTGDRVQNLPQLFNVLRGEMSLVGARPWALTEVNYLAPKQLNTLPGITGLPEIETPLAVSSVSGVQLTYINNWSLAKDLKILRQTLPKFFSSSIN; this comes from the coding sequence ATGTTAATCTCTAATCCTCCCAATCTACCTACTTACTCCTTGGTAAGTGATCAACCAGACCACAAGTTAATTAGCTGGACTTTGAAGTGGCAGCAAAAACACTTGATAGTCAAGGCTCGAAAGCCACAGTCTCATCAGGCGGGCTTAGAATTTGCCGACGAGCAAAGGCTGCAAGAATGCTTGCAAAAGTCCTCTGTAAAAATAATTCATATAGATCCAGCTCTAGGAGCGGCAAATTTACAAATGTGGGCGACCGCCTGTAAACACGCTCAAAAAGCGATATTTGTACGCGCGGCTAAGATCCAAAAACTGACTTACGTATCCTCTAGTCGCTGGCGATTAAAGCGTGCTTGCGACTTCTTTATGGCGATCGCTTTACTTCTCATCCTCAGTCCGGTAATTTTAGGGTTGATAGCTTGGCAATGGATAAAATCTCCTCAGTCGCCAATATTTTCTCGACAATGGCGTATCGGAGCGCGCGGTCAACTATTTGAATTACTCAAGTTTAATACTTTAACTACCGCCGGAACTGGTGATCGCGTTCAAAATTTACCACAGCTATTTAATGTCTTGCGTGGTGAAATGAGTTTAGTAGGGGCGCGTCCTTGGGCTTTAACAGAAGTCAACTATCTAGCGCCAAAACAACTTAATACTTTGCCAGGGATTACAGGCTTACCGGAAATTGAAACCCCGCTTGCCGTCAGTAGTGTTAGTGGGGTTCAATTAACTTACATTAACAATTGGTCATTGGCTAAAGACTTAAAAATTCTGCGCCAAACTCTACCAAAATTTTTCTCCAGTAGCATCAACTAA
- a CDS encoding GumC family protein: MVKVIENNNIGTENEPGYGQLFAVLSRRRYWLLSVLAGVLSIATVVSLTAEPTYESTMQILIEANYKGRSDVQPSESEFADPNVEIDYATQINVMRSTLLIQRAVDLLRPEYPSITIKEVKRALLLAPVIEEESDAKYTKIVQADYVSNDPVKTQKVLETIYQVYQAYNREQQEQRLKKGLEFINEQIPGVRRQVEESESQLKDFRTNQNLIDPEQQAATINNSLNSVVQQRQALRAQFQDTEARYKVLQQQVGSNPQAALASSRLSQSPRYQTLLNELQKTDLLLAARRGTFTDADPGVQKLIELRQNQQSLLQSEQGRVVGADAAQLNAANTNFLSQGQRTGLDINLTGQLAEVQTLLSALQAQDVSLAKTEQNLRSQFDRFPALLAEYNRLIPLVLINREKLQQLLKAQQELSLEIARGGFEWQAIEKPSLGVQIGPNIRQNLLLGLVAGLMLGGVAAFLREVMDDAVHTSDDLEKQVSIPVLGITPELSQTKASEPIVSLPFGKPNILAPWTVQVSNWPPSWESLDLIYKNIQLLNTTESTLRSIMITSALAGEGKSTLALGLALSAARLHQRVLLIDADLRHPNLHQMLNLPNEQGLSTLLESDDTAPNHAGIQSSGAYIDILTAGPVPTDSASLLSSQRMRELMAKFEDTYDLILVDAPPVLGMVDAILAASFCSGVLLVSRMGKVTRTELTQATAMLSKLNTIGVVANHANGSTTYVSSTKDQGVVLQQSWQ; this comes from the coding sequence ATGGTAAAAGTAATTGAAAATAATAACATTGGGACTGAGAACGAGCCAGGTTACGGCCAACTATTTGCAGTTTTAAGTCGCCGCCGCTACTGGTTACTAAGTGTATTAGCAGGTGTCTTATCAATAGCTACGGTTGTTAGCTTGACGGCAGAACCCACTTATGAAAGCACTATGCAAATCTTGATCGAAGCAAACTACAAAGGTAGAAGCGACGTTCAACCATCGGAATCAGAATTTGCCGATCCGAATGTGGAAATCGACTACGCAACCCAAATTAACGTTATGCGTAGTACCTTGCTAATTCAAAGAGCGGTAGATTTGCTTAGACCTGAGTATCCAAGCATTACTATCAAAGAAGTCAAAAGAGCGCTACTTTTAGCTCCAGTCATCGAAGAAGAAAGTGATGCAAAATATACAAAAATTGTTCAAGCAGATTACGTCAGCAACGATCCGGTAAAAACGCAAAAAGTTTTAGAAACAATCTACCAAGTTTATCAAGCTTACAACCGAGAACAGCAAGAGCAACGGTTAAAAAAAGGACTGGAGTTTATCAACGAGCAAATTCCTGGAGTTCGCAGACAGGTAGAGGAATCAGAAAGTCAGCTGAAAGACTTTCGCACAAATCAAAATTTAATTGACCCCGAACAACAAGCTGCCACTATCAACAATTCTTTAAATTCTGTAGTCCAGCAAAGACAGGCTCTGCGCGCTCAGTTTCAAGATACAGAAGCACGCTACAAAGTGCTGCAACAACAAGTTGGTAGTAACCCGCAAGCAGCTTTAGCATCTTCGCGTTTGAGCCAATCACCACGCTACCAAACGCTGCTCAATGAGTTACAAAAAACAGATTTGCTCTTAGCTGCCAGACGAGGAACTTTCACCGATGCAGATCCCGGCGTGCAAAAGTTGATCGAACTACGCCAAAATCAGCAATCGCTATTGCAATCAGAACAAGGGCGAGTGGTCGGTGCCGATGCGGCGCAACTAAACGCTGCAAATACAAATTTTCTATCTCAAGGACAGAGAACAGGACTAGATATCAATTTAACTGGTCAGTTGGCAGAAGTCCAAACACTTCTTAGTGCTTTGCAAGCTCAAGATGTTAGTTTGGCAAAGACCGAGCAAAATTTACGCAGCCAGTTTGATCGTTTTCCCGCCTTATTAGCGGAGTACAATCGCCTGATTCCGCTCGTGTTAATCAACCGTGAGAAGTTGCAGCAATTATTGAAAGCGCAACAAGAATTAAGTCTAGAAATTGCCAGAGGCGGCTTTGAATGGCAAGCTATAGAAAAACCATCCTTGGGCGTACAAATTGGCCCAAATATTAGGCAAAATTTATTGCTTGGTTTAGTAGCTGGGTTAATGCTTGGTGGAGTTGCGGCTTTCCTGCGGGAAGTAATGGATGATGCGGTACATACAAGTGACGACTTAGAAAAACAAGTCTCGATTCCAGTATTAGGAATAACTCCAGAGTTATCGCAAACTAAAGCCAGCGAACCAATTGTTAGTTTACCTTTTGGCAAGCCAAACATTTTAGCTCCTTGGACAGTTCAAGTTAGTAATTGGCCTCCGTCTTGGGAATCACTGGATCTAATTTATAAAAATATCCAGTTACTAAATACCACCGAGTCAACTTTAAGATCGATTATGATTACTTCTGCCTTAGCTGGCGAAGGCAAGTCAACTTTAGCATTGGGACTAGCTCTAAGTGCTGCTCGTCTGCATCAACGGGTACTATTAATAGATGCAGATTTGCGTCATCCTAATCTGCATCAAATGCTTAATTTACCCAACGAACAAGGGCTTTCAACGTTACTAGAAAGCGATGATACCGCCCCAAACCATGCAGGGATTCAATCGTCCGGCGCTTATATTGATATTTTAACGGCAGGGCCTGTACCAACCGACTCCGCAAGTCTCTTAAGTTCGCAAAGAATGCGAGAATTGATGGCAAAGTTTGAGGATACTTACGATTTAATTCTTGTCGATGCTCCCCCAGTGCTAGGAATGGTTGATGCTATTTTGGCGGCATCGTTTTGTAGCGGTGTATTGTTAGTATCACGCATGGGTAAAGTAACACGCACTGAACTTACTCAAGCCACAGCTATGTTGAGTAAATTAAATACAATCGGCGTGGTTGCCAATCATGCTAACGGTAGCACTACTTATGTAAGTTCGACAAAAGACCAAGGAGTAGTTTTACAACAAAGTTGGCAATAA
- the hepA gene encoding heterocyst formation ABC transporter subunit HepA — MGFHLPVPIRNSLKASAFWKNNYLILREFKYFPKLAILAIAFAIGAAAFEGFGLGFLLAFLQSLVNPDSPPIQTGLRWFDISILGVDKPSTERLYRVSALILTATWIRAVFNYLGQVYTEMTQLNLVDRLRKRIFEQLQSLSLSYFSTSHSGELINTITGEIFKLQQAFGLSAFIFTKGLALAVYGIIIFQLSWQLSIIAIALFTLLGVGLSALNKRVREASFAVSKANGKFATRAIELINGIRTVQASGTQEFERQRYYRASNNVVQSSIKASLGLAIVRPLAEGAATTVLVSMIILALTVFVANGTLEVASLLTFLFTLFRLVPSIHEINGSRAALSSFGGSITNVMDLLKTEDKKYLINGTQQFLGLRQAIEFRSVDFGYDSSSLVLNNITLTIKKGQTTALVGSSGAGKTTLADLIPRFYDPLQGQVSYDGVDLREFDINTVRQQMAVVSQDTFIFNSSVFDNISYGMNATQAEVEQAAQLANALEFILEMPEGFDTVLGDRGVRLSGGQRQRIAIARALLRNPEILILDEATSALDSVSERLIQESLEKLSVGRTVIAIAHRLSTIAKADKVVVLEQGKIVEQGAYQELLLQRGKLWNYHNMQNELGQRN; from the coding sequence ATGGGTTTTCATCTTCCTGTTCCTATTCGCAATTCTCTCAAAGCTAGTGCTTTTTGGAAAAATAATTATCTAATTCTTCGAGAATTTAAGTATTTTCCCAAACTGGCAATTTTAGCCATAGCTTTTGCCATCGGGGCCGCAGCTTTTGAGGGTTTTGGATTAGGATTTCTGCTAGCTTTCTTGCAAAGTTTAGTTAACCCTGATTCACCACCAATTCAAACGGGTCTTAGATGGTTTGATATCTCAATTTTAGGAGTAGACAAACCTTCAACTGAGCGGCTTTATCGAGTGTCGGCACTGATACTTACAGCTACTTGGATTAGAGCAGTTTTTAACTATCTAGGTCAAGTTTACACTGAAATGACGCAGTTAAATTTGGTAGATAGGCTAAGAAAAAGAATATTTGAACAACTGCAATCATTAAGTTTAAGTTACTTTTCAACCAGCCACTCTGGGGAACTTATTAATACAATTACCGGAGAAATTTTTAAGCTGCAACAAGCTTTTGGTTTAAGTGCCTTTATTTTTACTAAAGGTCTAGCCTTAGCAGTTTATGGAATTATAATTTTTCAACTATCGTGGCAGCTATCAATTATCGCGATCGCTTTATTTACCCTTTTGGGTGTAGGGTTATCAGCGCTCAATAAGCGAGTAAGAGAGGCTAGTTTTGCTGTCTCTAAAGCTAATGGGAAGTTTGCCACTAGAGCTATAGAACTTATTAATGGTATTCGCACTGTCCAAGCATCGGGAACCCAAGAGTTTGAACGCCAGCGTTACTACAGAGCTAGTAATAATGTAGTCCAAAGCTCAATCAAAGCAAGTTTGGGCTTGGCAATTGTCCGACCACTAGCCGAAGGAGCAGCTACTACGGTGCTAGTGAGCATGATTATTTTAGCGCTCACAGTATTTGTTGCTAATGGCACTTTAGAAGTAGCTTCTTTACTAACATTTTTATTTACACTATTTCGGCTTGTCCCATCTATTCATGAGATCAATGGCAGCAGAGCCGCCTTAAGTAGTTTTGGTGGGTCGATTACTAATGTTATGGATCTATTGAAGACGGAGGACAAAAAATATTTAATCAATGGGACGCAGCAGTTTCTTGGTTTAAGACAAGCTATTGAATTTAGATCGGTAGACTTTGGCTACGATTCTAGCTCTCTAGTGCTAAACAATATTACCCTAACAATTAAAAAAGGACAGACGACAGCTTTAGTCGGTTCTTCCGGCGCGGGGAAGACTACTTTGGCTGATTTAATCCCGCGCTTTTATGACCCCCTGCAAGGTCAAGTATCCTATGATGGTGTCGATTTACGCGAGTTTGATATCAATACAGTCCGCCAGCAAATGGCAGTTGTTAGTCAAGACACTTTTATTTTTAATAGCTCTGTATTTGACAACATTAGTTATGGTATGAATGCTACTCAAGCAGAAGTAGAACAAGCGGCACAACTTGCTAATGCTTTAGAGTTTATTTTGGAAATGCCCGAAGGTTTTGATACGGTACTTGGAGATCGAGGAGTACGCTTATCTGGAGGTCAACGCCAGAGAATTGCGATCGCGCGGGCGTTGCTGCGCAATCCAGAAATTCTAATTCTAGATGAAGCAACTAGCGCCCTTGACTCTGTATCTGAGCGATTAATTCAAGAATCTTTGGAAAAACTATCGGTAGGTCGAACAGTAATTGCGATCGCTCATCGTCTATCAACTATTGCCAAAGCTGATAAAGTTGTAGTCTTAGAGCAAGGTAAAATTGTCGAACAGGGAGCTTATCAAGAACTCCTCTTGCAACGCGGCAAATTGTGGAATTATCACAATATGCAAAATGAATTAGGTCAAAGAAATTAG
- a CDS encoding glycosyltransferase family 4 protein, translating to MRMAYLTSYDVLDSTKWPANKAGLCGAGHHLAKTLESQSTPLDYVGPLEFVKPSLKHKFKWHLHQKLFQQDYFYFLEPSVLEKYSAQILPKLANFNSDIVLCPENTIPIAHLECKQPIVLWTDAPLSASINFYPWLSNLTKETQDNLYAMEKMALERCELAIFLSDWAAQTAIETYGIDAAKVAVVPWGANLETNRDRHDIRNIVEAKDNEVCKLLFIGVDWTRKGGDIAFEVAEELNSRGIETELVVVGCEPETEIPLPSYVKKLGFIPKHTWEGLNKINKLFTESHFLILPSRADFSPHVFCEANSFGLPCIGTQVGGIPTLIKHDINGKTFSLSANISEYCNYIASLMNNYQDYKKLAYSSFNEYQTRLNWSIAGKTARKMIQGVL from the coding sequence ATGCGCATGGCCTATCTCACTAGCTATGATGTTTTAGATTCGACAAAGTGGCCTGCAAATAAAGCAGGTCTTTGTGGCGCAGGTCATCATTTAGCTAAAACTCTAGAATCACAATCCACACCCTTAGATTATGTTGGACCTTTAGAGTTTGTTAAGCCGTCGCTAAAGCATAAGTTTAAGTGGCACTTACATCAAAAGCTGTTTCAACAAGACTATTTTTATTTTTTAGAGCCATCAGTTCTAGAAAAATACAGCGCTCAAATTTTGCCCAAGTTAGCTAACTTCAACTCCGATATAGTATTATGTCCAGAAAATACAATTCCTATTGCTCACCTTGAATGCAAGCAACCCATTGTATTGTGGACGGATGCACCATTATCTGCCTCTATAAATTTTTATCCGTGGTTGAGTAATTTAACTAAAGAAACCCAGGATAATTTATATGCTATGGAAAAAATGGCACTAGAAAGGTGTGAATTAGCAATCTTTTTGTCAGATTGGGCAGCTCAAACTGCAATTGAAACCTATGGTATCGATGCCGCTAAGGTTGCGGTAGTTCCTTGGGGAGCAAATTTAGAAACTAACCGCGATCGCCATGATATTCGTAATATAGTAGAAGCAAAAGACAATGAAGTTTGCAAGCTATTATTTATTGGTGTAGACTGGACTAGGAAAGGTGGAGACATCGCCTTTGAAGTAGCTGAAGAATTAAATTCTAGAGGGATAGAAACGGAATTAGTTGTAGTAGGTTGCGAACCAGAAACAGAGATTCCTTTACCTAGTTATGTAAAAAAATTAGGTTTTATTCCTAAACACACGTGGGAAGGTTTAAATAAAATTAACAAGCTATTTACTGAATCTCATTTTCTAATTTTACCTTCAAGAGCAGATTTTTCTCCCCACGTTTTTTGTGAAGCGAACTCTTTTGGATTACCTTGTATCGGCACACAAGTAGGAGGTATCCCAACTTTAATTAAGCACGACATTAATGGAAAAACATTTTCCCTAAGTGCAAATATTTCTGAATACTGTAACTATATTGCATCATTGATGAATAATTATCAGGACTACAAAAAACTCGCTTATTCCTCTTTTAATGAATACCAAACTCGCTTAAATTGGTCAATAGCAGGGAAAACAGCTAGAAAAATGATTCAGGGGGTATTGTGA